One Frankiales bacterium genomic window, CATGGACTTCTGGAGCTTGGGGATCAGGCCCTCGTAGGTGAGGTTGACGCCGTTGACCTTCACCTTGACCGGCTCGTGGTAGAGGAACGCGTCGAGCTCCTTGCGCGTGAACTTCCGGATCGGCTTGTCCGGGTCGACGAGTCCCGAGTTGGCGTAGAGCCCGGTCGTCCACCAGCTGTCGACCTTCCAGCCGGGGATGGTGAGAGCGCCCTCGTTGATGGACTTGGTGTCGTCGTAGAGCTGGGCGAGGTCGATGTCCGACACGCTGCCGCGGCCCTCGCAGCGCGGGCACATCCCGCCGATGCGGGTGAAGGTGCGCCGCTCGGTCTTCGCCACCGGGCCGCGCTCGACCTTGATCGCCCCGCTCGCGCGGACCGTGGGCACGTTGAACGAGAAGGCCTGCGGCGAGCCGACGTACGGCCGTCCGAGCCGGCTGAACAGCACCCGCAGCAGCGCGTGCGCGTCGGTGACGGTGCCGACCGTGGAGCGCGGGTCGGCGCCGAGGCGCTGCTGGTCGACGACGATGGCCGTGGTGAGGCCCTCGAGGACGTCGACGTCCGGCCGCGCCTGGGTCGGCATGAAGCCCTGGACGAAGGTGCTGTAGGTCTCGTTGATCAGCCTCTGGGACTCCGCCGCGATCGTGTCGAACACCAGCGAGCTCTTGCCCGAGCCGGACACGCCCGTGAACACGGTGAGCCGGCGCTTGGGCAGCTCGACGCTGACGTCCTTGAGGTTGTTCTCGCGGCCGCCGTGCACCCGGATCATGTCGTGCGCGGCAGGTGCGTGCTCGGCGCCGCGGCGCCGCGAGGACGTGGCCATGAGCTCTCCCGGTCCGTGCTGCGCGCCCGGGCGCTACGCCTGGGCGATGCGGACCAGGTTGCCCGATGGGTCGCGGAACGCGCAGTCGCGCGCCCCCCACGGCTGCGACACGGGCTCCTGGAGCACCTCGGCGCCGGAGGCCCGCACCCGCTCGAACGTGGCGTCGAGGTCGTCCGCGGCGAAGATCGCCGCCTGGATCGACCCCTGGGTCACGAGGGCGAGCAGCGCGTCGCCCTCCTGCTGCGAGCGACCCCCGTGCGGCTGGAACAGCACGATGCCGACGTCCTGCCCCGGGGCGCCGACGGTGACCCAGCGGAAGCCCTCGTTCGAGACGTCCATGCGGACCTCGAGGCCCAGGGCGTCGCGGTAGAACCCCAGGGCCGCGTCGGGGTCGTGGACGGGGACGAACATCGTGGAGACGGTGACTGCCATGCCGCGACACTAGGCGGCCCGCTCGGTCCCGTGCTTCTCCGATCCTGCTCAGCCGGCGTCGGTGCCGGTGCCCGCGTCGGTGTCCGGCGCGAGGCCGAGCCGGATCCGGGCCGCGGCCAGGTGCGGGTTGGTGCGGCGGCCCTCCGGCAGGGCGACGAAGGCGGTGCGCAGGGCGCGCGCCGTGAGGGTGGCCTGCACGTCGGTGGTGGGCAGGCCCGGCAGGGCGAACATGCGCCGGGCCCAGCGGGGGAGCAGCGCCACACCGGTGACCGAGGCGAGGGTCCACAGCGGCCGCGCCGGGGTGAGCCACTCCACCCGGGGCGTCATCGGGGGCCACAGCAGGCCGCGCACGGCTTCGCGCGCCTCGGGGGTGACGTCGAGGATCGGCCGGACGTCGTGCAGGTAGTCGCGCACCTGCGCGACCGTCGTGGGCACGTCCGCCACCACGCAGCCGGCCAGCCGCGCGGCCACCACCTGCTCCTCGACGTACGTGTCCGCCTCGGCGTCGGTGAGGGGCGCGCCGGACCGACGGTGCGCGTCGAGCCAGGAGTCCACGGCGCCGACGTGCACCCACAGCAGCCAGTCGGGCCGGTCCAGGCGCAGCGCCGCGTGGATCCGTCGCACCCGGGCGGCGGCAGCCTCGGCCTCGGCCTCGGTGCCGTAGGTGATCGCGTTCACGTAGCGGCCGGTGCGCGACAGGCGTCCCCAGGCGTCGTCGCGCGCGTCCGTGACGTCGGCGAAAGCCAGCATGACCTCGGGGTGGAGCGACTGCAGCGCCAGGGCCCGGATGCCGCCGAGGACGCTCGCCGGGTCGTGGTGCACGCGCCAGGACATGCTCGCCGGGCCGAACAGGCCGGGGTCCGGCGTCGTCCGGTCGAGCGTCTCCATGGGGGTGAAGCCGCTGCGGATCCCGGTGCGCGGCAGGTCCGGGCCCGGGGCGGCGGGGGCGGACGGCGACGCCGTCGCGGGCAGCTCGTCGATGCTCATGACCCGTCCAGGGTGCCTCGCCCGGCGCGGGCGCGCACCCCGGCCGCCCGCCCGGCGACCGGGGCGGCGTCGGCCGGCCCCGGGCCGATAGGGTCGTGACGGATTCGTGACCAGCACCGCACCCCCCGGGAGAGCCCTGTGGCCAGCATCGACGCCGTCATCGCCCGCGAGATCCTCGACTCGCGCGGCAACCCGACCGTCGAGGTCGAGGTGGGCCTCGACGACGGCACGGTCGCCCGCGCCGCCGTGCCCTCGGGAGCGTCGACCGGCGCCTTCGAGGCGGTGGAGCTGCGCGACGGCGGCGACCGCTACGGCGGCAAGGGTGTCGAGCGCGCGGTGCTCGCGGTCGAGGACGAGATCGGCCCGGAGATCCTGGGCTTCGACGCCGCGGAGCAGCGGCTCGTCGACCAGGTGATGATCGACCTCGACGGCACGCCCAACAAGGAGCGGCTCGGCGCCAACGCCATCCTCGGCGTCTCGCTGGCCGTGGCCAAGGCGGCGTCGGACTCCGCCGGCCTGCCGCTGTTCCGCTACGTCGGCGGCCCCAACGCGCACGTGCTGCCGGTGCCGATGATGAACATCCTCAACGGCGGCGCCCACGCCGACTCCGACGTCGACATCCAGGAGTTCATGGTGGCGCCGATCGGCGCCGAGAGCTTCCGCGAGGCGCTGCGCTGGGGCGCGGAGGTCTACCACTCCCTCAAGTCGGTGCTGAAGAAGGAGGGCCTGGCCACGGGCCTCGGCGACGAGGGCGGGTTCGCGCCCAACCTGCCGAGCAACCGCGCCGCGCTCGACCTCATCTCCACCGCCGTCGAGCAGGCCGGCTTCACCCTCGGCTCGGACATCGCCTTCGCGATCGACGCCGCGGCGTCGGAGTTCTACCGCGACGGCGCCTACCAGTTCGAGGGCACGGCCCGCAGCGCCGAGGAGATGTCGGCCTACTACGCGTCCCTCGTCGCCGACTACCCGCTCGTGTCGCTCGAGGACCCGCTCGACGAGAGCGACTGGGACGGCTGGAAGACGCTGACCACCGAGGTCGGCGCTCGCGTGCAGATCGTGGGCGACGACCTGTTCGTCACCAACCCAGAGCGCCTGCAGCGCGGCATCGACACCGCCACGGCCAACGCCCTGCTGGTGAAGGTGAACCAGATCGGCTCGCTCACCGAGACGCTCGACGCCGTCGCGCTGGCCCACCGCAACGGCTACCGCTGCATGATGAGCCACCGCTCGGGCGAGACCGAGGACGTCACCATCGCCGACCTCGCCGTCGCCACCGACTGCGGCCAGATCAAGACCGGCGCCCCCGCCCGCTCCGAGCGGGTGGCCAAGTACAACCAGCTGCTGCGCATCGAGGAGGAGCTCGACGACGCGGCGCGCTACGCCGGCCGCGCGGCGTTCCCGCGCTTCGCGGGCTGAGGACGTCAGACTCGACGTCGTGAGCGGACCGGCGCGACGGGCTGCGGAGCGCCAGGCGGCGCGCCGCGGCGCGACCACGCGCCCCTCGTCCGGCTCCACCTCCGCGCGCAGCACGACGGCGCGCACCGCCCGGAGCGCGGGCACCGGCGCCGACGCGACGTCGACGCGGACTGCGCGCGCCGCCGTCGCGGCCCGGCCGAGCCTGACGGGGCGCGCCGTCGTCCTGGCGATCGTGCTCGCGCTGCTGGTCTTCACCCTCGCGGTGCCGGCCCGCTCCCTGCTCAAGCAGCGCGCGGACATCAACGCGCTGCGGGCGCAGAACGCGGCCACCCAGGCGCGGGTCGACGACCTCACGGTGCGCGAGGAGCGGCTCAAGGACCCGGCCTACGTCACGTCGCTGGTGCGCGAGCGGCTGCACTACGTGCTGCCGGGGGAGGTCGGCTACGTCGTCCTCGACCCCAACGAGGCCCCGGCGCCGTCCGCTGCGCGCACCGACACGCCGGTCACCGCGTGGTACTCCTCGCTGTGGTCGGCCGTGAGCACCACCGACCAGGCCGGCCAGCCGCAGCCGGCCACCGGGATCCCGGTCCGTCCCAACGCCCCGCGATGAGCGAGCCCGCCACCGCGGCGGACCTCGCCGCCGTACGCCGCCAGCTCGGGCGCGAGCCCCGTGGGGTCCGCGCGGTGGCGCACCGCTGCCCGTGCGGCGACCCCGACGTCGTGCAGACCGAGCCGCGCCTCCCCGACGGGACGCCGTTCCCGACGATGTACTACCTCACCTGCCCCCGCCTCGCCGGGCTGATCGGCACGCTCGAGGCCGGTGGCACCATGAGGGAGATGCAGGACCGTCTCGGGAGCGACGCCGCGCTGGCCGCGGGCTACCGGCGTGCGCACGAGGCGTACCTCGCCGAGCGCGAGGCGATCGAGCACGTCGAGGAGATCGCTGGCGTCACCGCGGGCGGCATGCCGTCGCGGGTGAAGTGCCTGCACGTGCTCGTCGGCCACGCGCTGGCCGCGGGGCCGGGGGTGAACCCGCTCGGCGACGAGGCCCTCGCGATGCTCCCGCAGTGGTGG contains:
- a CDS encoding VOC family protein; its protein translation is MAVTVSTMFVPVHDPDAALGFYRDALGLEVRMDVSNEGFRWVTVGAPGQDVGIVLFQPHGGRSQQEGDALLALVTQGSIQAAIFAADDLDATFERVRASGAEVLQEPVSQPWGARDCAFRDPSGNLVRIAQA
- a CDS encoding DUF2236 domain-containing protein, which gives rise to METLDRTTPDPGLFGPASMSWRVHHDPASVLGGIRALALQSLHPEVMLAFADVTDARDDAWGRLSRTGRYVNAITYGTEAEAEAAAARVRRIHAALRLDRPDWLLWVHVGAVDSWLDAHRRSGAPLTDAEADTYVEEQVVAARLAGCVVADVPTTVAQVRDYLHDVRPILDVTPEAREAVRGLLWPPMTPRVEWLTPARPLWTLASVTGVALLPRWARRMFALPGLPTTDVQATLTARALRTAFVALPEGRRTNPHLAAARIRLGLAPDTDAGTGTDAG
- a CDS encoding DUF501 domain-containing protein, with translation MSEPATAADLAAVRRQLGREPRGVRAVAHRCPCGDPDVVQTEPRLPDGTPFPTMYYLTCPRLAGLIGTLEAGGTMREMQDRLGSDAALAAGYRRAHEAYLAEREAIEHVEEIAGVTAGGMPSRVKCLHVLVGHALAAGPGVNPLGDEALAMLPQWWAAGPCTREEP
- a CDS encoding phosphopyruvate hydratase translates to MASIDAVIAREILDSRGNPTVEVEVGLDDGTVARAAVPSGASTGAFEAVELRDGGDRYGGKGVERAVLAVEDEIGPEILGFDAAEQRLVDQVMIDLDGTPNKERLGANAILGVSLAVAKAASDSAGLPLFRYVGGPNAHVLPVPMMNILNGGAHADSDVDIQEFMVAPIGAESFREALRWGAEVYHSLKSVLKKEGLATGLGDEGGFAPNLPSNRAALDLISTAVEQAGFTLGSDIAFAIDAAASEFYRDGAYQFEGTARSAEEMSAYYASLVADYPLVSLEDPLDESDWDGWKTLTTEVGARVQIVGDDLFVTNPERLQRGIDTATANALLVKVNQIGSLTETLDAVALAHRNGYRCMMSHRSGETEDVTIADLAVATDCGQIKTGAPARSERVAKYNQLLRIEEELDDAARYAGRAAFPRFAG
- a CDS encoding septum formation initiator family protein, which translates into the protein MSGPARRAAERQAARRGATTRPSSGSTSARSTTARTARSAGTGADATSTRTARAAVAARPSLTGRAVVLAIVLALLVFTLAVPARSLLKQRADINALRAQNAATQARVDDLTVREERLKDPAYVTSLVRERLHYVLPGEVGYVVLDPNEAPAPSAARTDTPVTAWYSSLWSAVSTTDQAGQPQPATGIPVRPNAPR